A stretch of Mus caroli chromosome 5, CAROLI_EIJ_v1.1, whole genome shotgun sequence DNA encodes these proteins:
- the LOC110295425 gene encoding lysophosphatidylcholine acyltransferase 2B: MAHQNQHQDTIDSTEVEVWDSRTAQEVNKSLYPPAVDSPFTLNTHLSAWRWACTIILGTVLVPVRVSCIVFLLILLWPVAVLSAINLPTQPTKPIRRWRKHLIKLALVFLFRLGFFFAGFLVKVKGKKATREEAPIFVSAPHSTFFDAIAVVVAGLPSVVSESKLVRVPLAGKCILVTQPVLVKREDPNSRKTTRNEILRRVKSKMKWPQILIFPEGLCTNRSCLVTFKLGAFSPGVPVQPVLLRYPNTLDTVTWTWNGFSGFQVCMLTLSQLFTRVEVEFMPVYIPSEEEKKDPILFANTVRIKMANALKLPVTDHSLEDCKLMISAGALQLPMEAGLVEFTKISQKLKLDWDNIHKHLDQYASFAVSSKGGKIGIEAFSRYLKLPISEPLRQLFSLFDRNQDGTIDFREYVIGLTVLCNPSNTEKILQMSFKLFDLDEDGYVTEWELTTMLRAAFGVPDLDVSTLFQQMAGKDSDQVSYRTFRRFALKHPAYAKLFHSYIDLQAAYIYSLPGEV, encoded by the coding sequence ATGGCTCATCAGAACCAGCACCAAGATACCATAGACTCCACAGAGGTGGAGGTGTGGGACAGCAGGACTGCGCAGGAGGTGAACAAGTCCTTATATCCTCCGGCAGTGGACAGTCCCTTCACTCTCAACACTCACCTGAGTGCTTGGCGCTGGGCTTGCACCATCATCCTGGGGACTGTGCTGGTACCCGTGCGGGTGTCCTGCAttgtcttcctcctcatccttctctgGCCAGTGGCCGTACTCTCCGCCATTAACTTGCCTACTCAACCTACCAAACCCATAAGGAGATGGAGGAAACATCTGATAAAGTTGGCCCTGGTATTCTTGTTTCGTTTGGGGTTCTTTTTTGCTGGGTTCCTGGTTAAGGTCAAAGGGAAAAAGGCTACCAGAGAGGAGGCCCCCATCTTTGTCTCCGCACCACACTCCACCTTCTTTGATGCAATCGCCGTTGTTGTGGCGGGGCTCCCTTCGGTGGTCTCTGAAAGTAAGCTTGTGAGGGTCCCATTGGCTGGGAAGTGCATCCTGGTAACTCAGCCTGTGCTTGTGAAACGAGAAGACCCGAATTCTAGAAAGACTACCCGGAATGAAATCCTCAGACGAGTGAAATCTAAAATGAAGTGGCCGCAGATTCTGATTTTTCCGGAAGGATTGTGCACCAACCGCTCCTGTCTCGTCACTTTTAAACTAGGAGCCTTCTCCCCAGGTGTCCCTGTGCAACCAGTGCTGCTTAGGTACCCCAACACCCTGGACACAGTGACCTGGACTTGGAATGGGTTCTCAGGCTTCCAGGTATGTATGCTTACTCTGAGTCAGCTCTTCACTAGAGTGGAAGTCGAGTTCATGCCTGTTTATATCCcaagtgaagaagaaaagaaagaccccATCCTTTTTGCCAACACAGTCCGAATCAAGATGGCAAACGCTTTGAAGCTGCCTGTAACCGATCACAGCTTGGAAGACTGTAAACTAATGATATCTGCAGGTGCCCTTCAACTACCCATGGAAGCTGGCTTGGTGGAATTTACAAAAATCAGTCAGAAATTGAAATTAGATTGGGACAACATCCACAAGCACTTGGACCAATACGCTTCGTTTGCGGTCTCCTCAAAAGGAGGCAAGATTGGAATTGAAGCGTTCTCACGTTATTTAAAACTCCCAATTTCAGAGCCCTTGAGacagcttttctctctctttgacaGGAATCAGGATGGCACCATAGACTTCCGAGAGTATGTGATAGGCCTAACTGTCCTGTGCAACCCATCCAACACGGAGAAGATTCTGCAAATGTCATTTAAACTTTTTGATCTTGATGAGGATGGTTATGTAACAGAATGGGAGTTGACAACTATGCTTCGGGCAGCTTTCGGAGTGCCAGACCTAGATGTTTCCACACTCTTCCAGCAGATGGCTGGCAAGGATTCAGATCAGGTTTCATACAGAACTTTTCGGAGGTTTGCCCTGAAGCATCCAGCATATGCCAAATTATTTCATTCATACATAGACCTCCAGGCAGCCTATATATACTCATTACCAGGAGAAGTATAA